The sequence below is a genomic window from Phoenix dactylifera cultivar Barhee BC4 chromosome 16, palm_55x_up_171113_PBpolish2nd_filt_p, whole genome shotgun sequence.
CCTATAACATATATGGGCACATATGTTGGTACATATGACCGGATCACATCTTTTAGTCCATGTTGAGTTTAATTCCAAGTTCCTAACCGTTTTACGTTGTTTTACcataatatatatagatatatatacacatatatatacatatatatattgttataaGTAATGTTGTACATATGGATATAAGTATGTGCAGGAACAAATAACTATGTGAAGGGTTGATATAACTGTGTGTAAGAACTATTGTGAGTATATGTAATAAAAGTGTCCATTACCaagaattaaatgctaatggtcAAGAGACCATGTATTGAATTCCAATCAAAGAAAGGATCAAACTGGTTATTAAACTCCTCTACatttttaatatttacatatattgTCAAGAGAGCTGCGTATAGACTGCACAAACATGCTAAATAAGCTGTATATGCAACTTGTATATAGCCTAACCAAACATAGTAACTACATATGGGGaaaaagatgaggtcaagagaccACATCTCTATGTAGAGCATTGATTATAACAATTCTGATGTCAAACAAATGATGCAGTGGAGACCCAACCATGTACGAGTCATTTTGGAAAGGGATGGGGGATCAAGGGGCCATCACTATTTCGAGTTGGCAGACGATAAGTTATTTCTCGGACGTGACCAACTTTTGCTGGTTTCTTGAACCCGAGTTTGCTCGAGAGATACGACGCCTTCACAAGCTCGTAGGCAACGCTGTGACCGAGGATCGATACCTAATtgttggcacaggctcgagccaGCTCTTGCAAGCTGCAATCTATGCTTTATCACCATCGGATACCCCCAGCCCAATGAACGTTGTGTCTGCCGTCCCTTACTACTTGGTAATCTCAACTTGCATTGCACCAAATTTGATGCTTAGGTAAAATATATGACTAGcaataaattaaagggtattagTTCTATCTAAGATATAGTTTATGAACAGAAAACTAATCATTAAAAGTAATATTGATATCCGGGTGGCCGGTTTTGCGGCCTCCTTtatcatcaagaaaaaaagaatatcgCTATAAACTAAAACTTACTTGATATTTTTTTGGTAAGGTTTACATATATGTAattattctttaaaaaaataatattgctttgctattttataGCCAAGAAAAATGTTTAACAAGAAAGAAATGACAAAGCAATATTATGAATATCATACATTTGTTAAGTCTCAAAAGTTTAGATTGAACAAAAAAAGATCAATAATATATATCAGGCATAGAACCCTTCATGTTTTCTATCTatataggagttgatgttttGTACTTCAGTTTATTTTAAAGTACTTGCTTCAAACATTTAGGAATGACTACtatatatcaaatttatatAGATATgtgagaaaaatataaaaagctaGAAGAATTGACACTCTTTTTTTTAAGACATGAAAGAATATGACAGTTCAGCAAGTATCCACACTTTGTACTTGCACTGGTGTCTATATCAAAGAGTATGTAATAGATGTGAGGGGGTTCCCATtactttttttaacaaaaaatgcCCTGCAAAATTAATGAAAGTTGGATAGAGATCAACCATGATGCACTCATTACTTTTTCCCCGAGTAAATATTTGATTAATGGATTTATAACCCGATTGAGTTAATTAGCCttatataaataaattgctATGTTGTTTTACAACAAGCTATTAAATCTAATATAAATAGCATAAGAGAATGGCTCTTCTCCAACAAGGTGTCAGTATTTgtttttcatctaaattttttaaTGTAGCTATTCTTCATTTGCCCGTTTCATAGTTTCATTGTCGTAGATTCtgataattcttttcttccctgaGAGGAGTGCTTCTACTAATTCTCACAATATCTTCCATCAATTTATCTTCTGATAATTTTATGTTGGAAAAGCCTTAATACAATATGTTTAGTTTAGTTTTGTACACAAGATCTATAGCATGCTAAAGGCCTATTTGGATATTTCTATAGAATTAGGCTAAAAATCCTGCAGAAATCTATCCTATTGGTCTCTTTGGCTCTCATTTTCTAAAGACACATCAAATCCTAGTTTAAATTCTGGCCTATGGGCCTATTGGTctgcaagagaaaaaaaaatccatagaGATCATTTTTCTCTTCCTATAGGATTTGGGCCGGGATATATTTGGTTGATTGAACCATGCTTAAATGGGCTGCCTTAGCCATGAATTTTGGTAGGATATTCAGTCCAATCCTACTGGATTATCCAAATTGACCCTAATATGTTCTAACTTAGTTTAATTTCAAATAGACACAACCTATGGATATGATGATAGCCCTAACGATCTGTTGACTTGACAAGACTGCATAAATTTGGGAGCATAGATGATTGAGCTTCTCTTGTGGTTTTACATTGATAAGttattggaaaataattttctcTGATCAAatttaacaaaattttcaattgCAGACATATGCACCGCTGATGGATTACCTTCGATCTGGACTTTTTCGATGGGCTGGGGATGCATGCACATTTAAGGGTGATGCATATATTGAGTTGGTTTGTTCTCCTAGCAACCTTGATGGCTTTCGAAGGCAAGCAGTCTTGAAGTCTGAGGGTGGGAAGACAATCCATGACCTGGCCTACTATTGGCCTCAATATACACCAATTACTAACCCAGCAGATCATGACATCTCGATCTTTACTGTCTCAAAGAGCATTGGCCATGCTGGATCTCGTCTTGGGTAGCTATGCCTCTTCAATTTCTATTTTCCATAAAATTAGGAtggtttcttttcaataatctaTGGTTAAATTGAATGAGCAAACTTCTCTAATTTAGTTGAGGTCTTTGTTAAACAGGTGGGCTCTAGTGAAGGACACTGCTGTTGCTCAGAAGATGACCAAATTTATAGATCGAAGCACCATTGGAGTGTCCAAAGTCTCACAGATTCAGGTAGCAAAGATTTTTAAAGTAGTCTCAGATAGCTATGAGCATCCAATCCCTGAAAACCCAAACAAGCTCTTCGATTTTGGCCGGCGTCTTCCAGTCGATCGGTGGAAGAAGTTACGAGAAGCTGTCAAAGCCTCAAAAATCTTTAGCTTGCCGGAGTTCCCATCTGAAACTTGCAAGTTCACCGGGGAGAAGGCTGAAACTCTTCCTGGTATGTGACTATAGTTCTTAAAACTTACCTGTTTCTCATGTTCAAAATTGGAAGTGCAAGTTAGATTAGGCtttgatgaatattttgtaaGCTAGTTTGCTTCTGCTTCGCTCTAAATACCAGTCTTGATTAACTTGTTGACTTCAGAAGGAAACTATCTATGACTAGTCTAAGTAACTAGTTTATTTGATAGAAGTAACATAAATTTCAGCTTCTTATATTTGACTTAAGTTTCTCtgttcttcttcatttttcttaatCCTTTTGTTTTACAGCCTTtgcatggttgaaatgtgaaaaAGAAGGAATAGAAGATTGTGCGAGCTTTTTAAGGACCCACAAGATCCTTACTCGAGGTGGGAGTTATTTTGGAGCAAGTCCCAACTATACCCGAGTTAGCATGATAGATCGAGATGAGACATTTGATCTTTTCACTGAAAGGCTTTCGTCCCTTCATTGAGTCCCTGCTTGTTGTTGATGACAATAGTTTCTTTTCACCTCGGTGGGAGCATTACTTCCCTAATGTTGGAGATATCAAAATATTTATCAGTAGCTTTTAGCTAAATTACTTCTTTGGCACCACTCTCCTCGAGGCTTACCAACTAACAAGCACTTAGAGTGTGGCATGTTGTTAACGGCAAATTGTAATTCTATCGGCATTTTTTGGATAAATAACTGCGTGGGGCGTTTCCCTTTCTTAGATACTTTTTCATTTGTTTCATTTATTATGATGGtgattttgatatatatatatatatatatatatatatatatatatatatataacttgaTGACTACTTCTCTATTATGTTTGATTAAAGCCAACATGATTGCAATGACCGGTTCAAGGCTTCACTGCTTAGAAAGGTGGCCCAATGGCCCATTTTCCCAAAATGAGGGGCTCTGTGAGTGTCGTAAGCAAATTCTCGGTGTCATGAACGAGAACCATCGACAACAAAAGAAGAGCCAGTGGGTTCTAAAACTGCTAAAGAACTAACAAGATCTAGAGCTAAAACTGAATATATTCTGAATCAAAAGAGACTTCATAGTGAAATGTTAGAAACAAGATTCAAAATATTAAGAGCCGGTATATAGAGAACTTGGAAGGGAGAAAACTCAAACTCAGGTAGTGGGGATCCAGAGTCGTGTTAGGAACCTAGGAAAGGAAAAAGACCATTTCTACATATATACTTTTTTCTCTCAAAGAACCTTTTGTTTTTCCATGAAAAAAGTAaccatcagaaaacaaaatcttCTCTTTAAGAAGTTACTTTTTCGGGATGTGGAGTTTACTTTTTCATCCCAAacttattaattttgggaggaGGGATTGAACTTGGGCTGAAAACTTAAAAAGTGGAAGAGTATGTCGATGCAACCAATTATAATGTGGCAGAAACCATACTATGGCACATACAATATAGAGCGGATGATAGTTGGAAGAGGAGCAGGCACAATTACTCTCTTCTACAGCTAGAAAATAATATCTTGACTGGCCACTCTAGGGATACATCTCTTACATGCTCATTGGGAAATCCTACTTATCCACTAAATGGGAAAGGAGAGAGAATAGAGAGAAAGTAGGAATAATTCTTACAAGAGGATTCTCATTAATCAGGAATTTAAGTATCTCAAGTATAATTATATGATGAGCCTCAATGGGGATATTTATAAGTAGTAAAAAATGACTCTtttcttcaacttttattgtAGAATTTCAAGTTCCATTCTAACTCGAAAAGCTCTAACTATTAACTTTTTTTATAACATCAAAACTTCTCATAAAGAAAGATTATAAAAATCAAAACTAACATCAAACTTCTCTAAGTTTCGAGACCCATATGTACGGGACCCATGATTTGTATTGTTGGGACATGCGATCCGTGCGGTCAGAATGCACGACCCATACAGCAACATATGCATCCTAGGCACTCCGGCATCATTGCCGAGAGTGTCGGTGGTTCACCTAGTTGAGATTTTTACTAGCCAGGCAATCAAAAAAATCCATGTCGTAGTTGTTAATGACACACAAACTATCTGGTGAATTGGAAAGTAATGTGGATCATTCTAGCCCATTAATCTAAAGATAAGGGTTTAATGGTTGAACAAAAAGCCAATTACATCACAAATAAAAAGAGACTTATTTCAGCCAAAAATCCTACAAAATTTTTGGTCCCAATAGATTCTATGCAAAAGTTTAATCATGCTATGATATTGACAACTCAAAGCCAGGACCATCTATTAAAATCTCCTTGGGAAAaatattttccaagttctttttttttgtatatacaTTGTAAGGTTCCATATGCTTTCTACagaaaagttattttttctcATCACTTGGTAATCAACCGCCTATCTCTTCATGAGTTGTATCCCACCTCAACTTTCTTTCTTCAACATTTTGTGAATCACAGATAGTGAAAAGAAGTACTTTCTATGTTCCTTGAGTGATCTAGCATGAGTTGTGTTGGAGTTAGCATACAATTTGTGTATCTGATGGTTAGAGCTTGACTCAAGCAATTAATATACAAAACAAAAGTTGGTAATTTCATTTTTAAACAAAGGAGAATGTACTTTGGATGTACGATTTTATGAAAAGATTGGAATTGGGACTAAAGAAACAATAGAACCTTCAGAAGGCAAGCTTCTTGGTGACTAATATTATCCTCAAGAATATTAAGGTtttcatgtcaaaatgggcttCTGTTGCTTCTTCTAAATTATCTTCTAAACTTGTATCTGTCAATCAGTAATGCTTCTTAAAACTATTTTGTAAACATTTCTATTCTGTTGAAATGAATTGATGGGTCTCCCAACTTTCCTCTCCAAAaactcaagaaagaaaaagaaaaagaaataggaaATTTTTAAATGTTCAATGTTTATGGATATAAGGTGTTTTAAACAATTAATTAAGAAACtttagatttcttttttttttggtaaacaaattttatatttctttaatgaattcaaaaattcaaaagagaTGAATGAAGCTATAATTTCATTTTCTGACAGCCCTTTATGGCCTAAAAAATAGGATTGCATGAAACATCTATTTATCAAGTGAATGTGAAAGCAAGGAAATTTTGGTGTTATCCACCACCTCGCGAGGTAGAAGCCTTTTCTTCTAAGTTAGAGTTAatgcatatttatttgttttctcTAGCGGGTTATAATTCGTATAATTTATGGTAACTTTTGTTATAGTTATATATTTCCTTCATCCTTGGATATGTTTTAGGTTGTGAATCACCAAAACCAATAACTCTCATTGCGTGTCATATCCATGGAAGAGGATATTAGGGGGAAAACTTGGTCACTATGGAGGAGGATATTATTTATTAGTTCAACTCTGCCACACTAAAACTAGGGGTTCAACTTTATCATGGAATTTTTTTGATTCTCGTAAATAGATTCTGCAACTTTCTCCATTAAGTGTGATCCATTTGCCTcttaaatatatcaaaaaagAACCTTTCGATATTTAAATTTACGGTTACAATGTAAACCTACATATTGACATCTTTAAGGTGATCAAAAATTATATAGGACAATTTGGATTCTTtctttgattatactctttagtGTTGAGCTATATGCGTTGATCATGAAGTATCAAATTGCTGATTCATTGGATTTTTGTATTTTAACCATCATCATCTTTTCAAATATATACAGAAAGCATGGATATGCATCGGAGTCTATGGAGGTTTATTATGATAGTTTCTAGGATAGGCTGGCATTGACTAGGGCTGTGTAAAACTTTAGCCCAGAACAGTAGTAAGAAGATTGAAATATAGTATGATGTTCTACGTTGACAGTAATATACATTACAAAGAGGAACTTACAACTgaatgaaagaaaagctcaatctTCTTTATTTATATCCAGGCAATTAATAAGTTGGAAAATTTATTAAGGCATTTGGTATGAGAAGATCATCCCAAGATCAACAGTGATGATGGTAGAGGTAATGAGATCACCATATTTGGCTGTACCATATATGGTGACCCTATGTGGCAATGATCTTAAATCACCCCCACTCCTCAAATTGCACCCCCAACTTATGATGGAAAATCCCTCCTTAAAATTGGATATCCAAGATCTCCTGAGGGCAATAATCCTAAGCTGAAGTATGGGGACAAAGATACCCTTTAGTCCAGCAGAAAATattgatatattaatatatctAATACATTATATcagtattatatatattatatcatattgatatatatatatattgtatttactatgtattatattataatatattattaatcatattatttcCATATTAGTATTcaattataattttaaattacaaCAAAAAGACATTATGTACTTTATAGTTATATTatgaaataatttaatatattacttctatttaccttatttttaaataaaaaatatatacattaatattaaaataataatatgttataattataaataaaattattaattttataataataattaatattgtaGGTCGAATGAAGGAAGACAACCAACACAAGTTGCATCAAAATAAGTTAAAGGTTGACAAGGTATGACTATCGGTCCAGTGTTGCAGAATGATCGTGCTTGTATACGTGGATAGTGGAAGATAGTTGACAGTAGTTACCAGAACTACTAGGAGTAACGATTAGACATGCAAAGCAACTATCAAAGTGGAtagttattattttttaaggCAATTGTTACGTATCAGTATAAATAACAGAGTTGTACTCTATATCAAGGATCCTTCGATAATCAATTCAAATAAATTATCATTATGTTCTTTTGAATAAATGTATTAGTTTATTTGCATCTCCCAGTGCCTGAGTTTGGAATGACATATGTGTGAGTAAAAAAGGCTGCATATCATATGGTGTTAACCCTGGGGATGTACGACCATCTCTCACACACTCGACTCGGGCCATCGAGTTGGGGCTTGAcattctctctccttctttcacgAATCAAATGAGTTCTTAGAGATTTGGATAACTATTTCTCTGATATGATTGGATTATTTTtgttaaaatttaattaaaaattcattttattctaacAAGTATTGCAAACAAGAAGCAACTTTCTCAGACTCATGTTATTCTTTTTGGAAACTAACAATCCAATCCTTCCTTCCAATTCGCGCATGTATGCTGCATGGAAGAAAGGACTTCGGTAAGGGCTAAACAACCATCCTTGGCAATAATCCTCTATaccttcaatttttttcaaaccCGGGAGGAGAAACGCAAATTAAGCAACCAACAAAAGATATCTGCATTCATTGGAATTGTGGCTCTATATAAGTGATCTTGTGCATATCTTATTCGGGGCTCTAGGATAAGGGTGCAGAAAATGAGATAGGGTGAAATCTAATCCAGGATACTTGCCAAAAGAAGATAGAAGGGAAATGGAATCCAGGGCTTATCCGTTGACATTAAATGCTACTCATGTCCCACCGGCGTATGCCTTTCTCTTTATATAAAAAGAGGCCCATGGAGAGAGCCGAAggatagaagaagaagaataagaaggagagaggaagacaaAAAGGGGAGCAGAATAAGGAGAACATGGCCGCGAAGCAGGAGACCGTCGTCAGCAACACCAGCGGCAAGCCCCCCGCCTCCAAGGACTTCGTCATTAATCTTGATGTGTGAGTATCCTCATCACCCCCCCATGTTTTTGCTTTTGCTGGTTTGGTTGGATGCGCTCATCGAAGGTGAAGTTGGGGATGAGATCTTGGGGttgaaaaaatacccaaactccgTCCAACCCATATTcaatagaaatatatatatatatatatatatatatatatatatatatatatatatatatatagatatcgatagagactttttttttcttcctgtaGTCCAAAACTAAAATCTAGACTGGGTTTAAACAAACTCCCAGAAAATGCAAGCTAGATAGGCCAATAGATCCGATTCCTAGAAAATTTTCAACATAATCTTGTGAGAATATccaaacagatttttttttttctgaaaaagaacaaaattcaTGTTCTAGAAGGCAACAAACATTCATTGTGTACATTTTGTTCCAAAATTGGACAATTTTTTGATTAGATATTTAAACTGAATTTGTTAATTTTGGTGCTAGAAGCCATGATACCATTGACCGGAATAAATATATAGAAACGATAATTCTACCATCTTTGTCTTGTTATTCTTGATTAtcctaattatttttcaaacttttatataatttcatattttctttgAAATTTTCGAACATTATAAAATCCTATATCATATATGGGCGCATATGTTGGCACATATGAGTGATATATTTTTGATGTATGTAATAGTCGGTCCCTCCATTGACTAGATCACGACTTTTAGTCCATGTTGAGTTTAATTCCAAGTCCCTAACCGCTATACATAGTtatatcacaatatatatattgttataaATAATGTTGCATATATAGATAAAAGTATGTGCAGGAATATATAACTATGTGAAGGGTTTATATAATTGTTTATAAGAACTATTATGAGTATATGTAATAAAAGTGTCTGTTACAaagaattaaatgctaatggtcAAGAGACCATGTATTGAAGTCCAATCAAAGAAAGGATCAGTCCAGTTATTAAACTCCTCTACatttttaatatttacatatattgTCAAGAGAGTTGCATATAGACTGCACAACCATGCTAAATAAGCTGTATATGCAACTTGTATATAGCCTAACCAAACATAGTAACTACATGTAGGGAAAAAGATGAGGTCAATAGACCACATCTCCATATAAAGCATTGATTATAACAATTTTGATGTCAAACTAATGATGCAGTGGAGACCCAACCATGTACGAATCATTTTGGAAAGGGATGGGGGATCAAGGGGCCATCACCATTCCGAGTTCGCAAACGATAAGTTATTTCTCAGATGTGACCAACTTTTGCTGGTTTCTTGAACCCGAGTTTGCTCGAGAGATACGACGCCTTCACAAGCTAGTAGGCAATGCTGTGACCGAGGATCGACACCTAATTATCGGCACCGGCTCGAGCCAGCTCTTGCAAGCTGCGGTCTATGCTTTATCACCTTCGGATACCCCTGACCAAATGAATGTGGTGTCTGTCGTCCCATACTACTCGGTAATCTCTACTTGCGTTGCACCAAATTTGATAATTAGGTAAAACATATGACTAGcaataaattaaagggtattagTTCTATCTAAGATAAGGTTTATGAAAATAAAACTAATCATTAAAAGTAATATTGATATCCGGATGGCCAATTTTGCGGCCTCCCTTAttatcaagaaaaaaataataatattgctATGAACTAAAAATTACCGAATATTTTTTTGGTAAGGTTTGCATATATGTAATTgttctttaaaaaataatattgcttTGCCATTTTATTGCCAAGAAAAATGTTTAACAAGAAAGAAATGACAAAGCAATATTTTGAATATCATACATTTGTTGAGTCTCAAAAGTTTAGATTGAACAAAAAAAGATCAATAATATATATCAGGCTTAGAACCCTTCATATTTTCTATCTATATAGGAGTTGATATTTTGTACTTCAGTTTAATTTAAAGTACTTGCTTCAAACACTTAGGAATGACTACtatatatcaaatttatatAGATACgtgagaaaaatataaaaagctaGAAGAATTGACCCTCTTTTTTTTAAGACATAAAAGAATATGACACTTCAGCAAGTATCCACACTTTATACTTGCACTGGTGTCCATATCAAAGAGTATGTAATTGATGTGAGGGGGTTCCCAttactttattta
It includes:
- the LOC120104136 gene encoding tryptophan aminotransferase-related protein 2-like, whose product is MAFFPQNEGLFCESPKPITLIARHLHGRGTWLRIKRLSSATPTASPPTSKDSIVNLDAGDPTMYESFWKGMGDQGAITISSWQTISYFSDVTNFCWFLEPEFAREIRRLHKLVGNAVTEDRYLIVGTGSSQLLQAAIYALSPSDTPSPMNVVSAVPYYLTYAPLMDYLRSGLFRWAGDACTFKGDAYIELVCSPSNLDGFRRQAVLKSEGGKTIHDLAYYWPQYTPITNPADHDISIFTVSKSIGHAGSRLGWALVKDTAVAQKMTKFIDRSTIGVSKVSQIQVAKIFKVVSDSYEHPIPENPNKLFDFGRRLPVDRWKKLREAVKASKIFSLPEFPSETCKFTGEKAETLPAFAWLKCEKEGIEDCASFLRTHKILTRGGSYFGASPNYTRVSMIDRDETFDLFTERLSSLH